One Azoarcus sp. DN11 DNA segment encodes these proteins:
- a CDS encoding cytochrome P460 family protein, translating into MSKRFPALVGALFCAATSAFAVEPAPNGITLPEGYRQWQVLAVHQRSDNTTLRAVLGNDAAVKAAREGKTNPWPDGAVLAKLVWKGVKHDRWETALAPGDFVHAEFMVKDSAKYPATGGWGFARWVGMAQKPYGTDANFVQECFNCHQPVKDRDFVFTHPAQLP; encoded by the coding sequence ATGAGCAAACGATTCCCCGCGCTGGTTGGCGCGCTGTTTTGCGCCGCGACATCGGCTTTTGCCGTTGAGCCGGCCCCCAATGGCATCACGCTCCCCGAAGGCTATCGCCAGTGGCAGGTGCTGGCGGTGCATCAGCGCTCGGACAACACGACGCTGCGTGCCGTGCTCGGCAACGACGCTGCCGTGAAGGCGGCGCGCGAAGGCAAGACCAATCCGTGGCCGGATGGCGCGGTGCTCGCCAAGCTCGTGTGGAAGGGGGTGAAGCACGACCGCTGGGAAACGGCGCTTGCGCCGGGCGATTTCGTGCATGCCGAATTCATGGTCAAGGACAGCGCCAAGTACCCCGCCACCGGCGGCTGGGGGTTCGCGCGCTGGGTTGGCATGGCGCAGAAGCCTTACGGCACGGATGCGAACTTCGTGCAGGAGTGTTTCAATTGCCATCAGCCGGTGAAGGACCGGGACTTCGTCTTCACCCACCCGGCCCAGCTGCCCTGA
- the metK gene encoding methionine adenosyltransferase: MSKEFLFTSESVSEGHPDKVADQVSDGVLDAILAEDPKARVACETLVSTGLVVISGEITTSAHPNYREIAQEVIRRIGYDNSDIGFDYKSCAVLAAINRQSADIAQGVNEGEGLDLDQGAGDQGLMFGYACNETPSLMPLPIYYAHRIMQRQAELRKDGRLNWLRPDAKSQLTVKYVDGKPVAIDTVVVSTQHSPEVSHAQISEAVIEEVIKPVLPKELMQNEVRYLINPTGRFVIGGPHGDCGLTGRKIIVDTYGGAAHHGGGAFSGKDPSKVDRSAAYAGRWVAKNIVAAGLAERCEVQVAYAIGVAKPVSMMVNTFGTGKITDEKIVELVRRHFDLRPKAIIQELDLLRPIYGKTAAYGHFGRDEPEFTWENTDKAAALRADAGL, translated from the coding sequence ATGAGCAAGGAATTCCTCTTCACTTCGGAATCGGTCTCGGAAGGCCACCCCGACAAGGTCGCGGACCAGGTGTCCGACGGCGTCCTCGACGCGATCCTCGCGGAAGACCCGAAGGCGCGCGTCGCCTGCGAGACGCTGGTGTCGACCGGCCTCGTCGTGATCTCGGGCGAGATCACCACCAGCGCGCATCCGAACTACCGCGAGATCGCGCAGGAAGTCATCCGCCGCATCGGCTACGACAACTCCGACATCGGCTTCGACTACAAGAGCTGCGCGGTGCTCGCCGCGATCAACCGCCAGTCGGCCGACATCGCCCAGGGCGTCAATGAAGGCGAAGGCCTGGATCTCGACCAGGGCGCGGGCGACCAGGGCCTGATGTTCGGCTACGCGTGCAACGAGACGCCGAGCCTGATGCCGCTGCCCATCTATTATGCCCACCGCATCATGCAGCGCCAGGCCGAGCTGCGCAAGGACGGCCGTCTCAACTGGCTGCGCCCGGACGCGAAGAGCCAGCTCACGGTGAAATACGTCGACGGCAAGCCGGTCGCGATCGACACCGTGGTCGTGTCGACGCAGCACAGCCCGGAGGTGTCGCACGCGCAGATCAGCGAGGCGGTGATCGAGGAGGTCATCAAGCCGGTGCTGCCGAAGGAGCTGATGCAGAACGAGGTGCGCTACCTCATCAACCCGACCGGCCGCTTCGTCATCGGCGGCCCGCACGGCGACTGCGGCCTCACCGGCCGCAAGATCATCGTCGACACCTACGGCGGCGCGGCCCACCACGGCGGCGGCGCGTTCTCCGGCAAGGACCCGTCCAAGGTCGACCGCTCGGCGGCCTACGCCGGCCGCTGGGTCGCGAAGAACATCGTCGCCGCAGGCCTCGCCGAGCGCTGCGAAGTGCAGGTCGCCTACGCGATCGGCGTCGCGAAGCCGGTGTCGATGATGGTCAACACCTTCGGCACCGGCAAGATCACCGACGAGAAGATCGTCGAACTGGTCCGGCGCCATTTCGACCTGCGGCCGAAGGCGATCATCCAGGAGCTCGACCTGCTGCGCCCGATCTACGGCAAGACCGCCGCCTATGGCCACTTCGGCCGCGACGAGCCGGAGTTTACGTGGGAGAACACCGACAAGGCCGCCGCGCTGCGCGCCGACGCCGGGCTGTAG
- a CDS encoding lysophospholipid acyltransferase family protein encodes MTVDFLFRVLARFPLAWLHRLGGLAGWLTWRFSPKYARRLEENLTRALGRKDPAILRAAIREAGRQALELPYVWLRPQDEVLARVVRVEGAELLERARADGASVLLLTPHLGCFELCAQYCSMHGPITVLFRQPRKAALGPLMEAGRARGNVRVAPADVSGVRRLLKALRGGEMVGMLPDQAPGEGEGVWAPFFGKFAWTMTLAARLSEVKGVRVIMLWTERLPRGAGYVLRLSEPAEPIVGSLEERCAAINRAIERLILACPQQYLWGYNRYKRPAGVEPAPAEGGAQ; translated from the coding sequence GTGACCGTCGATTTCCTGTTCCGCGTTCTCGCCCGCTTCCCACTCGCCTGGCTGCACCGCCTGGGCGGCCTCGCCGGCTGGCTGACCTGGCGCTTCTCGCCGAAGTACGCCCGCCGCCTCGAAGAAAATCTCACGCGCGCGCTCGGGCGCAAGGATCCGGCGATCCTGCGTGCGGCGATCCGCGAAGCCGGGCGCCAGGCGCTGGAACTGCCATACGTGTGGCTGCGGCCGCAGGACGAGGTGCTGGCGCGTGTCGTCCGCGTCGAAGGGGCCGAACTCCTCGAACGGGCGCGCGCCGACGGCGCCAGCGTGCTGCTGCTGACGCCGCACCTCGGCTGCTTCGAGCTGTGCGCGCAGTATTGTTCGATGCACGGTCCGATCACCGTGCTGTTCCGCCAGCCGCGCAAGGCGGCGCTGGGGCCGCTGATGGAGGCGGGGCGCGCGCGCGGCAACGTCAGGGTCGCGCCGGCCGACGTCTCCGGCGTGCGCCGCCTCTTGAAGGCGCTGCGCGGGGGCGAGATGGTCGGCATGCTGCCGGACCAGGCGCCCGGGGAGGGTGAAGGGGTGTGGGCGCCGTTCTTCGGCAAGTTTGCATGGACGATGACGCTCGCGGCGCGCCTGTCCGAAGTGAAGGGCGTGCGCGTGATCATGCTGTGGACCGAACGCCTGCCGCGCGGCGCGGGCTACGTGCTGCGCCTGTCCGAGCCGGCCGAGCCGATCGTCGGTTCGCTCGAGGAGCGTTGCGCGGCGATCAACCGTGCGATCGAGCGCCTGATCCTCGCCTGCCCGCAGCAGTACCTGTGGGGCTACAACCGCTACAAGCGCCCCGCCGGGGTCGAACCGGCGCCGGCTGAAGGGGGGGCGCAATGA
- a CDS encoding lipid A biosynthesis acyltransferase: MRLFSYLAVAFFWLLHWLPLPVLAFLGQGLGELLHLLARQRRHVVDVNLRLCFPELDAAARRRLARAHFRALGRSLLERGLLWWASAERLKGIVRFEGLEHLRTLVEAGTPVMMLSPHFLGLDMGGARIAMEFDSVSVYARQKNPVFDRLLYHGRSRFGDQLLLSRQDGVRGTVKAMKAGRPFYYLPDLDYGRKETIFVPFFGVPAATITGVSRLSRLARAAVVPCVTRQLPGGRGYVVELGVPLPDFPTEDAEADTLRINQWIESVVRTMPEQYYWVHRRFKTRPPGEKRPY, from the coding sequence ATGAGACTCTTCAGCTATCTCGCGGTCGCCTTCTTTTGGCTGTTGCACTGGCTGCCGCTGCCGGTGCTGGCTTTCCTCGGGCAAGGCCTGGGCGAACTGCTGCACCTGTTGGCGCGCCAGCGTCGCCACGTCGTCGACGTCAATCTGCGCCTGTGCTTTCCGGAACTGGACGCCGCGGCGCGCCGGCGTCTCGCGCGCGCGCATTTCCGCGCGCTCGGCCGCAGCCTGCTGGAGCGCGGGCTGTTGTGGTGGGCGAGCGCGGAGCGGCTGAAAGGGATTGTCCGTTTCGAAGGCCTGGAGCACTTGCGCACGCTGGTCGAGGCCGGTACGCCGGTGATGATGCTGTCACCGCATTTCCTCGGCCTCGACATGGGCGGCGCGCGCATCGCGATGGAATTCGACAGCGTGAGCGTCTACGCGCGGCAGAAAAACCCGGTCTTCGACCGTCTGCTCTACCACGGCCGCAGCCGCTTCGGCGATCAGCTGCTGCTGTCGCGTCAGGACGGGGTGCGCGGCACCGTGAAGGCGATGAAGGCGGGGCGGCCGTTCTACTACCTGCCGGACCTCGACTATGGCCGCAAGGAAACGATTTTCGTGCCTTTCTTCGGCGTGCCGGCGGCGACGATCACGGGCGTGTCGCGCCTGTCGCGGCTCGCCCGCGCGGCGGTCGTGCCGTGCGTGACGCGCCAGCTGCCCGGCGGGCGCGGCTACGTCGTCGAACTGGGTGTGCCCCTGCCCGATTTCCCGACCGAGGATGCCGAGGCCGATACCCTGCGCATCAACCAGTGGATCGAGTCGGTGGTGCGCACGATGCCGGAGCAGTATTACTGGGTGCACCGGCGCTTCAAGACGCGCCCGCCGGGCGAGAAGCGGCCCTATTGA
- the dapF gene encoding diaminopimelate epimerase, with translation MHLRFAKMHGLGNDFVVIDAVRQYVELTSERVRFLADRHFGVGCDQLLVVEPATQPGVDFRYRIFNADGGEVEQCGNGARCFVRFVHEQGLTAKREIRVETKSGVIAPRLEDSGLVTVDMGVPVLEPARVPFVSDSDAVVQPLDVAGTPVAITAVSMGNPHAVQVVANVDAAPVATQGPLIEHHGRFPARVNAGFMQVVDEHRIRLRVYERGAGETLACGTGACAAVVAGIRRELLVSPVRVETRGGELAIAWAGLGEPVLMTGPAVTVFAGELELA, from the coding sequence ATGCACCTGCGCTTTGCCAAAATGCACGGCCTCGGCAACGACTTCGTCGTCATCGACGCCGTGCGCCAGTACGTCGAACTCACGTCCGAGCGCGTCCGTTTCCTCGCCGACCGCCATTTCGGCGTCGGCTGCGACCAGCTGCTGGTGGTCGAGCCGGCGACGCAGCCCGGCGTGGATTTCCGCTACCGCATCTTCAACGCCGACGGCGGCGAGGTGGAGCAGTGTGGCAACGGCGCGCGCTGCTTCGTGCGCTTCGTGCATGAACAGGGGCTCACCGCGAAGCGCGAGATCCGCGTCGAGACGAAATCCGGAGTGATCGCGCCGCGCCTCGAGGACAGCGGCCTCGTCACCGTCGACATGGGCGTGCCGGTGCTCGAGCCGGCGCGCGTGCCCTTCGTCTCGGATTCGGATGCCGTCGTGCAGCCGCTCGATGTCGCCGGCACGCCGGTCGCGATCACCGCGGTGTCGATGGGCAATCCGCACGCGGTGCAGGTCGTGGCCAACGTCGATGCCGCGCCGGTGGCGACGCAGGGTCCGCTGATCGAGCATCATGGGCGCTTTCCTGCCCGCGTCAATGCGGGTTTCATGCAGGTGGTGGATGAGCACCGCATCCGCCTGCGCGTATACGAGCGTGGCGCCGGCGAGACGCTCGCCTGCGGCACGGGGGCGTGCGCGGCGGTGGTCGCGGGCATCCGGCGCGAGCTGCTGGTGTCGCCGGTACGCGTCGAGACGCGCGGCGGCGAGCTCGCGATCGCCTGGGCGGGGCTCGGCGAGCCGGTGCTGATGACGGGGCCGGCCGTGACGGTATTTGCCGGCGAGCTCGAGCTCGCCTGA
- a CDS encoding DUF484 family protein, with product MNAADVARYLKEHPDFLADHGELFTELTVPHPHGGQAISLAERQLHALRDKIRLLEGKLSELIRFGEENDEIGEKIHRLTLDLLEAEDYESLRHALFENLRDDFAVPNIALRVWNSVLTRESEDFAPVGEAVRLFAGDMRHPYCGAPANLEVLEWFGTAAAHVRSVALVPLRRDAQVFGLLALGSQESERFYPEMGTLYVSRIGDIVAAALRRQLG from the coding sequence ATGAATGCAGCCGACGTCGCACGCTATCTCAAGGAACATCCGGATTTTCTCGCCGACCACGGCGAACTCTTCACCGAGCTGACCGTTCCGCATCCGCACGGCGGGCAGGCCATCTCGCTCGCCGAGCGCCAGCTGCATGCGCTGCGCGACAAGATCCGGCTTCTCGAAGGCAAACTCTCCGAACTCATCCGTTTCGGCGAGGAGAACGACGAGATCGGCGAGAAGATTCATCGGCTGACGCTGGATCTGCTCGAGGCCGAGGACTACGAAAGCCTGCGTCATGCGCTGTTCGAGAACCTGCGCGACGATTTCGCCGTGCCCAACATCGCGCTGCGTGTCTGGAACTCGGTGCTGACCCGCGAGAGCGAGGATTTCGCGCCGGTCGGCGAGGCCGTGCGCCTCTTCGCCGGCGACATGCGCCATCCTTATTGCGGCGCGCCGGCCAACCTCGAAGTGCTCGAGTGGTTCGGCACCGCCGCGGCGCACGTGCGCTCGGTCGCGCTGGTCCCGCTGCGGCGCGACGCGCAGGTCTTCGGCCTGCTCGCACTCGGCAGCCAGGAGAGCGAGCGCTTCTACCCCGAGATGGGCACGCTCTACGTCTCGCGCATCGGCGACATCGTCGCCGCAGCGCTGCGCCGCCAGCTGGGTTGA
- the xerC gene encoding tyrosine recombinase XerC, whose product MTGRDAPAVVADQPPPAWLADYLGYLATQRRAAALTLENYRRDLERLQRLADGRPPQALTGHDIRRFVARMHGEGLGGRSIARVLSAWRGLFRWFIRQRREMEANPAEGVRPPKSPQTLPKALSPDQAQALLDAEPDDGLEVRDHAMFELLYSSGLRLAELAALDVGPALDLVERLVTVRGKRNKMRTVPVGSQAVAALQAWLAQRGHFAAGDEAALFVTRSGTRMSAGAVRSRLARWAQTRGLGVHVHPHMLRHSFASHVLQSSGDLRAVQELLGHASIRSTQVYTHLDFQHLAKVYDAAHPRARRR is encoded by the coding sequence ATGACGGGCCGCGACGCCCCGGCCGTTGTCGCGGATCAGCCGCCGCCCGCGTGGCTGGCGGACTATCTCGGCTATCTCGCGACCCAGCGCCGCGCCGCGGCGTTGACGCTGGAGAACTACCGCCGCGATCTCGAACGCCTGCAGCGGCTCGCCGACGGGCGCCCGCCGCAGGCGCTCACGGGGCACGACATCCGCCGCTTCGTCGCGCGCATGCACGGCGAAGGCCTGGGCGGGCGGTCGATTGCGCGCGTGCTGTCGGCCTGGCGCGGGCTGTTCCGCTGGTTCATCCGCCAGCGCCGGGAGATGGAGGCGAACCCCGCGGAAGGCGTGCGCCCGCCGAAATCGCCGCAGACGCTGCCGAAGGCGCTGTCGCCCGATCAGGCGCAGGCGCTGCTCGACGCCGAGCCCGACGACGGGCTGGAAGTGCGCGATCACGCGATGTTCGAGCTGCTCTATTCCTCCGGACTGCGCCTCGCGGAGCTCGCTGCGCTCGACGTCGGCCCCGCCCTCGACCTCGTCGAGCGGCTGGTGACCGTGCGGGGAAAACGTAACAAGATGCGTACCGTTCCGGTCGGCTCGCAGGCCGTCGCGGCGCTGCAGGCGTGGCTCGCCCAACGCGGCCATTTCGCCGCCGGGGACGAGGCGGCGCTCTTCGTCACGCGCAGCGGCACGCGCATGAGCGCCGGGGCGGTCCGCTCGCGCCTGGCGCGCTGGGCGCAGACGCGCGGGCTGGGCGTCCACGTGCATCCCCACATGCTGCGCCACAGTTTCGCGAGCCACGTGCTGCAGTCGAGCGGGGACCTGCGGGCCGTGCAGGAGCTTCTCGGCCACGCCAGCATCCGTAGCACACAGGTATATACGCATCTCGATTTCCAGCACCTCGCGAAGGTCTACGACGCAGCGCATCCCCGGGCCCGCCGCCGCTGA
- a CDS encoding class I SAM-dependent methyltransferase, producing MSKLVLHPGKERSLLRRHPWVFAGSVARLEGRARPGDTVEVVADDGRPLGRAAWSPESQIRARMWTFAPDESIDHAFFKRRVAESVARRATHPLLAHESGVRLIHGESDGLPGVIADRFGDVVVVQLTSAGADKWRDAIVAGLVQATGCKVVYERSDSDVRKLEGLAPTTGCVHGELPQDILTIVENDVRMEVDVVAGHKTGFYLDQRDNRKLTGLLANGRSVLNCFCYTGGFSLQALAGGAASVLSIDSSGPALDVARRNVVLNPQLDAGRAEWLEADVFAALRALKAEGRRFDLIVLDPPKFAPSAAHVDRAARAYKDINLFGFRLLNPGGILMTYSCSGGIGLELFQKIVAGAASDAGVDARILHRLSAAADHPVGLAVPEGEYLKGLAVQIG from the coding sequence ATGTCCAAGCTCGTTCTCCATCCCGGCAAGGAGCGTTCGCTCCTGCGCCGCCACCCGTGGGTGTTCGCCGGTTCCGTGGCCCGCCTCGAAGGCCGCGCGCGACCCGGCGATACCGTCGAAGTCGTCGCCGACGACGGCCGTCCGCTCGGGCGCGCCGCGTGGTCGCCGGAGTCGCAGATCCGCGCGCGCATGTGGACCTTCGCGCCCGACGAATCGATCGACCACGCCTTCTTCAAGCGCCGCGTCGCCGAATCGGTCGCCCGCCGCGCGACCCATCCGCTGCTCGCGCACGAGAGCGGCGTGCGCCTGATCCACGGCGAATCCGACGGCCTGCCGGGCGTGATCGCGGATCGCTTCGGCGACGTGGTCGTGGTGCAGCTCACCAGCGCGGGGGCCGACAAGTGGCGCGACGCGATCGTCGCCGGGCTGGTGCAGGCCACCGGCTGCAAGGTGGTGTATGAACGTTCCGACTCCGACGTGCGCAAGCTCGAAGGCCTGGCGCCGACAACGGGGTGCGTGCATGGCGAGCTGCCGCAGGACATCCTGACCATCGTCGAGAACGACGTGCGCATGGAAGTCGACGTCGTCGCCGGGCACAAGACCGGTTTCTACCTCGACCAGCGCGACAACCGCAAGCTGACCGGGCTGCTCGCGAACGGGCGCAGCGTGCTGAACTGTTTCTGCTACACCGGCGGCTTTTCGCTGCAGGCGCTCGCGGGCGGCGCGGCCTCGGTGCTGTCGATCGACTCATCGGGGCCGGCGCTGGATGTCGCGCGCCGCAACGTCGTGCTGAATCCGCAGCTCGATGCGGGGCGCGCCGAGTGGCTGGAGGCCGACGTGTTCGCGGCGCTGCGTGCGCTGAAGGCCGAAGGGCGCCGTTTCGACCTGATCGTGCTCGATCCGCCGAAGTTTGCGCCGTCCGCCGCGCATGTCGACCGCGCCGCGCGCGCGTACAAGGACATCAACCTCTTCGGCTTCCGCCTGCTCAACCCGGGCGGCATCCTGATGACTTACTCGTGCTCGGGCGGCATCGGGCTGGAACTCTTCCAGAAGATCGTCGCCGGCGCGGCGAGCGATGCGGGTGTCGATGCGCGCATCCTGCACCGGCTGTCCGCGGCAGCGGATCACCCGGTCGGTCTGGCGGTGCCGGAGGGCGAATACCTGAAGGGGCTGGCGGTTCAGATCGGCTGA
- the ruvB gene encoding Holliday junction branch migration DNA helicase RuvB, giving the protein MIETDKLQAPRLISAQPADRQEDAVERALRPKRLAEYVGQAKIREQLEIFIAAARQRSEALDHVLLFGPPGLGKTTLAHIVATEMGVNLRQTSGPVLERAGDLAALLTNLEPHDVLFIDEIHRLSPVVEEILYPALEDFQIDIMIGEGPAARSVKLDLPPFTLVGATTRAGMLTNPLRDRFGIVARLEFYTPEELAFIVGRSARLLDVTIDDDGAFEIARRSRGTPRIANRLLRRVRDYAQVKAGGDITAKVADAALRMLDVDHLGLDLMDRKLLGAMLEKFAGGPVGLDNLAAAIGESSDTIEDVLEPYLIQQGYLQRTPRGRIATAAIWEHFGLAHPGRGDDLFGA; this is encoded by the coding sequence ATGATCGAAACCGACAAGCTGCAGGCCCCGCGCCTGATCTCCGCGCAGCCCGCCGACCGCCAGGAGGACGCCGTCGAGCGCGCGCTGCGCCCGAAGCGGCTCGCCGAATACGTCGGCCAGGCGAAGATCCGCGAACAACTGGAGATCTTCATCGCCGCGGCACGCCAGCGCAGCGAAGCGCTCGACCACGTGCTGCTGTTCGGCCCGCCGGGCCTGGGAAAGACCACGCTCGCGCACATCGTCGCCACCGAGATGGGCGTGAATCTCCGCCAGACCTCGGGGCCGGTGCTCGAGCGCGCCGGCGACCTCGCCGCGCTGCTGACCAACCTCGAACCGCACGACGTGCTCTTCATCGACGAGATCCACCGCCTGTCGCCGGTCGTCGAGGAGATCCTGTACCCGGCGCTGGAAGATTTCCAGATCGACATCATGATCGGCGAAGGGCCCGCGGCGCGCTCGGTGAAGCTGGATCTGCCGCCCTTCACGCTGGTCGGCGCGACGACGCGTGCGGGGATGCTGACGAACCCGCTGCGCGACCGCTTCGGCATCGTCGCGCGGCTGGAGTTCTACACGCCGGAGGAGCTCGCCTTCATCGTCGGCCGCTCGGCGCGCCTGCTGGACGTCACGATCGACGACGACGGCGCCTTCGAGATCGCCCGCCGCTCGCGCGGCACCCCGCGCATCGCCAACCGCCTGCTGCGCCGCGTGCGCGACTACGCGCAGGTGAAGGCCGGCGGCGACATCACCGCCAAGGTCGCGGACGCCGCGCTGCGCATGCTCGACGTCGACCACCTCGGCCTCGACCTGATGGACCGGAAGCTGCTCGGCGCGATGCTGGAAAAATTCGCCGGAGGCCCGGTCGGCCTCGACAACCTCGCCGCGGCGATCGGCGAGTCGTCCGACACCATCGAGGACGTGCTCGAACCCTACCTCATCCAGCAGGGCTACCTGCAGCGCACGCCCCGCGGGCGCATCGCCACCGCGGCGATCTGGGAGCATTTCGGCCTCGCCCACCCGGGGCGCGGCGACGATCTGTTCGGCGCCTGA
- the ruvA gene encoding Holliday junction branch migration protein RuvA: protein MIGRIAGNLLEKNPPQIVVDVQGVGYEIDVPMSTFYGLPATGQPVSLFTHLAVREDGHFLYGFASADERAAFRQLLKVSGIGARTALAVLSGLSVTDLAQAVALQEAGRLVKIPGIGKKTAERLLLELRDKLGKALPTLGATVSPGVVVAAPDARSDILNALLALGYNEKEALGAMKAVPEDSGVSDGIRLALKSLSKG from the coding sequence ATGATCGGACGCATCGCCGGCAACCTGCTGGAAAAGAATCCCCCCCAGATCGTCGTCGACGTGCAGGGCGTCGGCTACGAGATCGATGTGCCGATGAGCACTTTCTACGGCTTGCCGGCGACCGGCCAGCCGGTGTCACTGTTCACGCACCTCGCGGTGCGCGAGGACGGCCACTTCCTGTATGGCTTTGCCAGCGCCGACGAGCGCGCGGCCTTCCGCCAGCTGCTGAAGGTGTCCGGCATCGGCGCACGCACGGCGCTCGCGGTGCTGTCCGGCCTGTCGGTCACCGACCTCGCGCAGGCCGTCGCGCTGCAGGAGGCCGGCCGCCTCGTGAAGATTCCCGGCATCGGCAAGAAGACCGCCGAGCGCCTGCTGCTGGAATTACGCGACAAGCTCGGCAAGGCGCTGCCGACGCTGGGGGCGACGGTCTCGCCGGGCGTCGTCGTGGCGGCACCGGACGCGCGCAGCGACATCCTCAACGCCCTGCTCGCGCTCGGCTACAACGAGAAGGAAGCGCTCGGCGCGATGAAGGCGGTGCCGGAGGACAGCGGCGTGTCGGACGGCATCCGCCTCGCGCTGAAGAGCCTGTCGAAGGGCTGA
- a CDS encoding prenyltransferase produces MTARATSRGAEPTKQRFGSAPLRYFAATRPAFLSVTLVGCLIGLAAARADGVALDALRAAVTVLFALLAHAGANVLNDYHDALSGADDANADRLYPFTGGSRFIQNGVLTTGQTARFAYALFGLVVPAGLWLAYGSGSGLLAIGLAGLVLGWAYSAPPLKLASRGLGELAIAGAWLLVVVGADFVQRGTFAWTPVAAGVSFALLVANLLFINQFPDRAGDEAAGKRTLVVRLGADTAKWGYFAIALAAYGWLVLQVGRYNLPQACAAAALTLVLSFHAARQLREHADEPAELRPAIKLTIAAANLHGLVLAATLAFARHA; encoded by the coding sequence GTGACGGCCCGCGCGACATCCCGCGGCGCGGAGCCGACAAAGCAGCGTTTCGGCAGCGCGCCGCTGCGCTATTTCGCGGCGACGCGGCCCGCCTTCCTCTCCGTCACGCTGGTCGGCTGCCTGATCGGGCTGGCCGCGGCCCGTGCGGACGGCGTCGCGCTCGATGCGTTGCGCGCGGCCGTGACGGTGCTGTTCGCGCTGCTCGCGCATGCCGGCGCGAACGTGCTCAACGACTACCACGACGCGCTGAGCGGCGCCGACGATGCGAACGCGGACCGGCTCTACCCCTTCACCGGCGGCAGCCGCTTCATCCAGAACGGCGTCCTGACGACCGGCCAGACCGCGCGCTTCGCCTATGCACTCTTCGGTCTGGTCGTGCCCGCGGGACTGTGGCTCGCCTACGGTTCCGGGAGCGGCCTGCTCGCGATCGGGCTCGCGGGGCTGGTCCTCGGCTGGGCCTACTCGGCGCCGCCCCTGAAACTCGCGAGCCGCGGGCTGGGCGAACTCGCGATCGCTGGCGCGTGGCTGCTGGTCGTCGTCGGGGCGGATTTCGTGCAGCGCGGCACCTTCGCGTGGACACCGGTCGCGGCGGGCGTCTCGTTCGCGCTGCTGGTCGCGAACCTGCTGTTCATCAACCAGTTTCCCGACCGCGCGGGCGACGAGGCTGCCGGCAAGCGCACGCTGGTCGTGCGCCTCGGCGCGGACACCGCGAAATGGGGCTATTTCGCAATCGCGCTCGCGGCCTACGGCTGGCTCGTGCTGCAGGTCGGGCGCTACAACCTGCCGCAGGCCTGCGCGGCGGCGGCGCTGACGCTGGTGCTGTCCTTCCATGCGGCGCGCCAGCTGCGCGAGCACGCCGATGAGCCGGCCGAACTGCGGCCCGCGATCAAGCTGACGATCGCCGCGGCGAACCTGCACGGCCTCGTGCTCGCTGCAACGCTCGCGTTTGCACGCCACGCCTGA